The Persephonella sp. genomic interval CTGGTGCTTTGTCAATATCTCCGTATCCTATAAATTCTGCTAATCCTTTCTTTGATAGAACGTATGTTATAGCCGCTGTTAATGTTGTCTTCCCGTGGTCTACGTGCCCTATTGTCCCTACGTTTACATGCTCTTTCTTCCTCTCAAATTTTTCTCTCGCCATCTTCTTTATTTACCTCCTTAAATTTTCTTAATTTTTTAGCTTGTAGCTTTAGCTCTTTCGCCGGCTATTTCATCGGCGATATTTTTAGGAACTTCTTCATATTTTTCAAATACCATAGAGAATGTAGCCCTACCTTGTGTTAAAGACCTGAGGTCTGTTGCATAACCGAACATCTCAGCAAGAGGAACTTCCGCTCTGATTGTCATTGTTGTTCCTTTCTTCTCAGATCCAAGTATTTTACCTCTTCTTTTAGACAGGTCACCCATAACATCTCCCATGTATTCCTCAGGAGTGTCAACTTCAACGAGCATTATAGGTTCAAGGAGAACAGGATTTGCTTTTTTAGCTGCTTCTCTAAATGCCATAGAACCTGCGATTTTGAAAGCAATTTCAGAAGAGTCAACTTCGTGGAATGAACCATCAAACAGTGTGGCTTTCACTCCAATCATTGGGTATCCGGCAACGACACCATTTTGCATAGCTTCTTGAATACCAGCATCAACTGCTGGAATGTATTCTTTTGGAATTACACCACCGACAATTTTATCTACAAATTCATAATCTTTTCCTTCGAGTGGTTCAATCTCAATAATTGCGTGACCGTATTGACCTCTACCACCAGACTGTCTGATAAACTTACCTTCACCAACAGCTTTTTTCTTGATAGTTTCCTTATATGCAACCTGTGGTTTACCTACATTAACTTCTATACCATATTCTCTTTTCATTCTATCGACCATAATCTCAAGGTGAAGCTCACCCATTCCGTGTATAAGTGTCTGGTTAGTTTCTGGGTCAACAGTCACCTTAAATGTCGGGTCTTCTTTCATAAATTTATTTAAAACCTGAGAAAGTTTTTCTTGGTCAGATTTTGTTTTTGGCTCAATAGCCATAGCAATAACAGGCTCTGGGAATTCCATGGATTCAAGAACTATTGGATGGTTAGGGTCTGATAATGTATCACCTGTCACTGTGTCAAGTCCAACAGCAGCAGCAATATCACCTGCATAAACTTCTGTAATCTCTTCTCTCTGGTTAGCGTGCATTCTGAGAAT includes:
- a CDS encoding GTP-binding protein translates to MAREKFERKKEHVNVGTIGHVDHGKTTLTAAITYVLSKKGLAEFIGYGDIDKAP